A window of Drosophila santomea strain STO CAGO 1482 chromosome X, Prin_Dsan_1.1, whole genome shotgun sequence genomic DNA:
ATATTCGTATAAGACTAAGACTTGCTTTGGTACTTTCTCAATATTTCAGTACTTCTCGTACTCGCATAACGATTCGGTATataagcatttaaaaatatttattgtataaatataacacTCTGTTtagatttttggttttagtgTGGTTCGAATCCgggtatatgtatgttaatattttattgttggaAAACCAAAATACGTTGAATGTATTAGTTGCATTTCAAAAAGGActgtttttcgtttcgttctACATCTCAAAAGTAACCCTATTAAACGactattatatatattataccATAACAtaatcatatatatttatattgatcTATACACGTATTCATTATTTGCAATTGCTTTTGTCCTTGTCAAATTCTTTGGTGTTTCCATTTCGTTATCAATCTTAACCATTTGTTTCAATCTTTTTACCGGGCTTTGACCAATATTAATAGCTAGCCGTAAATTGGGAAAAGTGGTAAAAGTGGTAAAGGTGGTAAAAGTGggaaataaaagccaaatatACATTCATTACGTTTCTAAGGATAGGTCTTAGGTTTCTCATGCCAATTAAAGCTACTTTTTAACTACGCATTTGCTTGTGGTTTCTGTCTTAGCTTCCACATTCGCTTTGCAACACTGACACGCGACACATTGGTAAACGGTTTCAGGTCAATTGACGCCTAAGGAAAATGCGGTCTAGTCTGCCTATTTTCTACCACAATGTATTCCGTATTACACAGACAATGTTAATTTATACTTAGATAGgatgaaaattaaattggaACCTAAAATTGTattcatttaataatatgtagtaTTGGCTTAATGCGCAATAGtataaaatgtacattttattgACCCAGGCCATTAACTCATTACCTCTGTATAGTAATTTTATAACCCTGTGCATTATGCTCTTTGGTATTCAATTGCACTATGAATCTGTGTTTGTTCGACACACTCATTCAGTATAAAATTATTACTATCGTAGTTCTTTTATCAATCTTATTACAATTGGTTATAGTTTTGTATGTGTTATAAGACTGTGTTACAAGATTAGACCATCATTAAATTACATCGAAGGAATATAACAAATTTGGTTAGTTAAGATGCACAAATTCCGAATCTAGTTCCGGAAATCCACCTAATGGACAGTTGTTAACGGAAATAACTTGGCcagcaaattatttaatacaatCTTGTTTTGGCATCCTCTTCATTTGCGTGACTATGTACGAAATTTGTTCATCATAATCATCTAAATTGGTTGTGTTCCGttaatgtaatttttatttgttacactgcactatgggaaattaaacaatttatataGGATAAATATTAACTCTGCCAATTTTAGGAGAGAGAATTTTAAATGATGGAAGTTGGCATATAAATAACAATGTccgttcatacggacaggGTCAGTGGGTGATCAGTGGTTTTGAGCAAAATCACAGTGTTCAAACGGACGCACGAACAGACAGACTCGGATGGTGATCCCGGGTCGGAAACGCatacttgtattttttaaatatttttcaacgaaCCCAATAAACACTTTGTTGTCGTGTGTAACAGCTGATTTTTACACTTTCGCGTGTTGTAACAAGAAATTTAGATCCGTTCCTGACCCGTTCAAAAAAATGTCGAAACCGGAAGTTTGTGGAAAGCACATCTATGCAAAAATCTCAATAGTGGACAGTGTAATCTATACACAGATTAAGAATaaactattttatatattcctGTAAGATCAGATTAGACAAATACACAAACTAAGTACTGagacgtgtgaaaaataatttgtcttgggttattgtatatttttttctgaGTGAGTTGTATATCGTTTTAACGATTTAACTTTTGGTCACACACATAAGTATTCTATAAGCTGAGTTTAAGAAACCAGAGGCTTGCGATATAGGTACTTAAGTTATTGGAGCAATAACAGCAAGATAGAGGTACATTTGAGTAGAGATTGCCCTACAATATTGCGGATTTATTTAGTTTAgattaacaaaattataagtcCTAGGGAGACAACTTTAAAAATGTCCCGCTTAGTTATATTACCCTGCTTTTCTTACACTTGCAAAATACCTAAATGGATTTCGAAATACTTTCGTGTCCGTGAAAAAGATAACGTTAAGCTtgtggaaaaataaatatattaaaatatactTTCAAATATCAAGCGATTTTGAAACGTTGAGCATATTTTCAACATATGTTTAAATcgtttatatattaaattaaattcaccGAGACGTAGTGTTTttaagaaaagaaaatgttacCTTGCTCACCCATAATGTTGTCTTCCCTTAAAAGACTGGGAGTCTGTGAATAGAATCTACCTCTTCTGTTTACACTAGTTCTGTTGCTTGAGTTTGGAAAAAAGACCCATGTTGTTTTTGATTATTGAAAAGGTGTTGAAAACCGTTATATATGAGACCTCTATTAGTTTGGCGTTCCAGTGCCGGGATTTCGCCTCTTTAGGAAATGACGCACGAGTTGCGCTTGGCGCCCAAACTCCGCTCCTGGATTCTTTGCAGGTGCTGCAGCTGGGCAGGTGTAGGAGCGTGGGATCCGGATCCCCCGGAGGCTGAcgcagctgccgctgccgaGGAGGTAGAAGCGGAGGTGCCACCTCCGGAATTGTGGTGCTGGgtgtggtgctggtggtggtgagACGGAGTGCCCGGTCCATTGTTTCCAATCTGCTGCGGCAACGACTGCCGACGACGACGTAGGGCCGGACTCAGATTGTAAGTTATTTTTGCCTGGGCCAGCAGTTCCTTGAACACCTAGTGTCGAAGTCGAAGTCACTATGTAGTCAAGTCACTGGGTTGGGTTGACAAATGATTGCACTCACCTGGGTGATGTTTTCATTACTGGAAGCCGAGGCCTCTACAAACCCATTCTCCCAGTCCACAGTAACTACCGATTCTGTGGTGGCGTACTCAACCTACGAAAAGGCAAATTAACGTTAAAGAAAGGAAGCTATTTGGGTGGCCGAAATTGTGGTGTTCTTGTGATTGTTTGTTGACCGCAAAAGACTGGTTGGAATTCGTTCAAATTCTCAGGACAGTATACTACAATTTTCAAGTGCTAATACAATTTTAGGGTGCAACTTCCGCCGGCAGTAGTAGAGTCCTCAAAATCTTATGTGCTTTCGATTAGCAATGTAGATTCTAGATATCTAAGaggtatattaaatattttctaataaaatgtataaccAGCTATTTGTGTACAACACATAATTTTCCGCAGTGGAGCCTAACCTGatggcatttcatttcgtGTGACTTTCGCGCATAATTCGGACTTTATTCCACGACAACGCTTCTGTTTTATATCCTCCCACAGCCAAGCCAACCCAGTGCGTTTTTAGTTTCCACGCCAGCCGTGTCAGCCACtttgacattttaaatgttacaATTTTTCGTTGGCTGTGACATCCGTGACATGTGTGCAGATTTTAAATACACTGCCGATAATTTCTACATTTTTGCCGTGCCTTCGAAAACTACGGAGTGTCTTTAAGTGAGGGGAATTTATTTGGGGCTCGgtgtaaataaaatgataaaataagGAAATAAGAGAGAAACGCACCTCTCGCTCGGTTTCTCCATCTGCCAAGAGGTCGATCTTGTTCCCGACAACCACAATTGGAACCGCGGTAGTGGCCTTAGTCTCGTGGATCTGATCGCGAATTGTGCGCACTTCCTCGAAAGTAGTGGCATCGGTGACGTCGTAGACCAGGATGAAAGCATCCGCCGAGGATATAGAAAGAGCACGCATCGCCGGAAACTgaaaaaaacagaacagaacacaCAAATGTTCATTTCATTTAGACGCGTTAATAGTATTTAACGATTTGTAGTATCTTTAACTTCACTTTTACAATCACTTCCCCTTATTCCCCTGTGT
This region includes:
- the LOC120456277 gene encoding GTP-binding protein drn-1 isoform X2; amino-acid sequence: MRALSISSADAFILVYDVTDATTFEEVRTIRDQIHETKATTAVPIVVVGNKIDLLADGETEREVEYATTESVVTVDWENGFVEASASSNENITQVFKELLAQAKITYNLSPALRRRRQSLPQQIGNNGPGTPSHHHQHHTQHHNSGGGTSASTSSAAAAASASGGSGSHAPTPAQLQHLQRIQERSLGAKRNSCVIS
- the LOC120456277 gene encoding ras-related protein Rap-2b isoform X1, yielding MRGRHLRRRFSLQPSFMKDDNAEEKPKRDKVGRNNAVDDAIGPANARHKIVVMGSAKVGKTSIITQFLYNTFSTKYKRTIEEMHQGNFSIAGVSLTLDILDTAGSYEFPAMRALSISSADAFILVYDVTDATTFEEVRTIRDQIHETKATTAVPIVVVGNKIDLLADGETEREVEYATTESVVTVDWENGFVEASASSNENITQVFKELLAQAKITYNLSPALRRRRQSLPQQIGNNGPGTPSHHHQHHTQHHNSGGGTSASTSSAAAAASASGGSGSHAPTPAQLQHLQRIQERSLGAKRNSCVIS